The following DNA comes from Candidatus Baltobacteraceae bacterium.
CTGGTAGGTTTCGTGCCCCTTGCCGGCGATCAGCACCACGTCGCCCGGACCGGCCTCTTCGATCGCGCGGTGAATCGCGGCGCGCCGGTCGACCTGACTGACGTGCGGATGCGCACCGATGCCGGTCTCGATCTCGGCGACGATGGCTTCGGGCGATTCGCTGCGCGGATTGTCGCTGGTGACGTAGATGCGGTCCGCGTACGCCGCCGCGACGCGTCCCATTTGCGGACGTTTGCCGCGGTCGCGATCGCCGCCGCAGCCGAAGACGACGGCCAGCGCGCGCGGAGCGGTCTCGCGCAGCGCGATCAGCGCGTTCTCGAGCGAATCGGGCGTGTGCGAGTAGTCGACCACCACGTCGATGTCGCCGCCGTTCACGTGCTCCATGCGGCCCGGCACGCGCTCGAGCGCATCCAACCCGTGCGCGCACGTCTCCAGATCGAGATCCAACGAGCGCGCGACACCGATCGCCGCCAGCGCGTTCGCGACGTTGAACATGCCGGGAAGGTGAACCCGCATCGGCACGCCGTCGACGTCGAATGTGCTGCCCGATGCGCTCGGTTCGATCGTGCGCGCCGTAATATCCGCGTTGCCGTGCAGCGAGTAGCTGAGGGTGGGAATACGGCGGCGCACGTCGGGCAGCCAGCGCGCGCCGTACTCATCGTCAACGTTGAGCACCGCGGCCGCCGCCATGGTGAAGAGCCGCCGCTTCGCCGCCGCGTAGGCTTCGAGCGTTTGATGAAAATCGAGGTGATCGCGGGTAATGTTGGTCAACGCGGCGACTTTGAAACGCACGTCTTCGACGCGATCGAGTGCCAGCGCGTGCGAGCTGACCTCCATCGCGACCGCCCACGCTCCGAGTTCGCGCATCTGCGCGAGCAAGCCGTGCAGCTCGGGCGGCAGCGGTGTCGTATTCTCGAGCGTCCAGTTGTGCTCGCGAAACTGCGCGCCGACCGTGCCGATCACGCCGCACGGACGGCCCGAGGCTTCGAGGATCGCCGCGATCATGCGCGTGGTGGTGGTCTTGCCGT
Coding sequences within:
- a CDS encoding UDP-N-acetylmuramoyl-L-alanyl-D-glutamate--2,6-diaminopimelate ligase, with the translated sequence MTLDRIVARLPASTQVIGERSREISSIEIDSRRVTPGALFVAMPGEHTDGHAFVQRAIAAGAVAVVVEAAHALAVPVSVSAIHVPDTRRALSTIAAAFFDDPSRALDVLGVTGTNGKTTTTRMIAAILEASGRPCGVIGTVGAQFREHNWTLENTTPLPPELHGLLAQMRELGAWAVAMEVSSHALALDRVEDVRFKVAALTNITRDHLDFHQTLEAYAAAKRRLFTMAAAAVLNVDDEYGARWLPDVRRRIPTLSYSLHGNADITARTIEPSASGSTFDVDGVPMRVHLPGMFNVANALAAIGVARSLDLDLETCAHGLDALERVPGRMEHVNGGDIDVVVDYSHTPDSLENALIALRETAPRALAVVFGCGGDRDRGKRPQMGRVAAAYADRIYVTSDNPRSESPEAIVAEIETGIGAHPHVSQVDRRAAIHRAIEEAGPGDVVLIAGKGHETYQIIGTQTLPFDDVEVAREALAARGAHA